Proteins co-encoded in one Hemibagrus wyckioides isolate EC202008001 linkage group LG26, SWU_Hwy_1.0, whole genome shotgun sequence genomic window:
- the sox1b gene encoding transcription factor Sox-1b has translation MYSMMMETDLHSPAPQTNTGAGHTGQNAAGKLSQERVKRPMNAFMVWSRGQRRKMAQENPKMHNSEISKRLGAEWKVMSEAEKRPFIDEAKRLRAMHMKEHPDYKYRPRRKTKTLLKKDKYSLAGGLLAGSAGGGGVTLGMSTAQRLESPAGHGGGAGAASYAHVNGWANGAYTAAAAAAMMQEAQLAYGQHASAGAAHHHGHHPHHHGHHHPHHQHAASAQPVHRYDMSALQYSPMSNSPSYVSASPSTYAAMPYTQHQSSVSAAAGAVGTLGSLVKPEPSASPPLSGATRAPCPGDLREMISMYLPAAEAGDAAVQSRLHALPQHYQTTAAAINGTVPLTHI, from the coding sequence ATGTATAGCATGATGATGGAGACGGACTTGCATTCCCCGGCACCCCAAACGAACACGGGTGCGGGGCACACGGGGCAAAACGCTGCGGGGAAATTGAGCCAGGAGCGCGTCAAGCGCCCCATGAACGCGTTCATGGTGTGGTCCCGCGGGCAGCGGCGGAAGATGGCACAGGAGAACCCCAAAATGCACAACTCGGAGATCAGCAAGAGGCTTGGGGCCGAGTGGAAGGTCATGTCCGAGGCGGAGAAGCGGCCTTTCATTGACGAGGCGAAGCGTCTGCGCGCCATGCACATGAAGGAGCACCCGGATTACAAGTACCGGCCACGCAGGAAGACCAAAACGCTGCTTAAAAAGGACAAATACTCCCTGGCTGGCGGGCTGCTCGCAGGTTCTGCCGGCGGTGGCGGTGTGACTCTGGGGATGAGCACAGCGCAGAGGTTAGAGAGTCCCGCGGGTCACGGCGGCGGCGCAGGGGCGGCGAGTTACGCACACGTGAACGGCTGGGCAAACGGCGCGTACACAGCAGCCGCTGCCGCAGCCATGATGCAGGAGGCGCAGTTAGCCTACGGGCAGCACGCAAGCGCTGGGGCCGCTCACCATCATGGACATCACCCGCATCACCATGGACACCACCACCCGCACCATCAGCACGCCGCCAGCGCGCAGCCCGTGCACCGCTACGACATGAGCGCGCTGCAGTACAGCCCCATGTCGAACTCTCCGAGTTACGTGAGCGCCTCGCCGTCGACCTACGCTGCCATGCCGTACACGCAGCATCAGAGCTCTGTCTCGGCAGCGGCGGGAGCCGTCGGCACGCTCGGATCGCTCGTGAAGCCCGAGCCGAGCGCGAGCCCTCCTCTTAGCGGCGCGACCCGCGCGCCCTGTCCCGGTGACCTGCGCGAGATGATCAGCATGTACTTACCGGCGGCGGAGGCTGGCGACGCGGCTGTTCAGAGCAGACTGCACGCGCTGCCGCAACACTATCAGACCACTGCAGCTGCCATTAACGGAACCGTCCCACTGACGCACATTTAA